The Verrucomicrobiia bacterium genome includes the window ACGAGGACGGGCTTCGAGTCCAGTTCATGGAATAACTTCGTCGGCCCCTTTTTCCCTTGGGCCTTGGAGAAGCGGCTGCCGGTTCCGCCGGCAGCCACGATGAGTGAAATGCGCATGACTACCTCGCGGGCGCCTGATCTCCGTTCGTGACGGGCTTCTTCATCTCGGGCGCGGCCGTCTGGGGAACGCGCGCGGGACGCGCGGCGCCGCGGCTGCGGTCGAAATCGCGTTCGGAATCCTCGGAAAGCTTGGCGAAGATCATGCGGCCGGCCTGGGTCTGGAGCACGCTGGTGATCGAGACGTTCAGCGTCTGGCCGATGCGGCGGCGGCCGTTGTCCACGACGACCATCGTTCCGTCGTCGAGATACGCCACGCCCTGGTCGTGTTCCTTGCCTTCCTTCAGAATTTTCACCTGCATGAGTTCGCCCGGCATCACGATGGGCTTCAGCGCGTTGGCCAGCTCGTTGATGTTGAGCACTTTCACGCCCTGCAGCTCGGCCACTTTGTTGAGGTTGAAGTCATTGGTGAAGACCTTCGCGTTCACGACCTGCGCCATTTTCACGAGCTTGGCATCGACGGTGTTGAATTCCGGGAAGTCCATCTCGTTGATCTGGACGCGCACGTTGGGGTTGCCCTTGATGCGGTTCAGGATGTCGAGCCCGCGGCGGCCGCGGTTGCGCTTCAGCGGGTCGGAGGAATCGGAAATGAGCTGCAGTTCTTTCAGGACAAAGCGCGGCAGGATGAGCTTGCCGGAAAGAAAGTGCGTTTCGCAGATGTCCGCGATGCGGCCGTCGATGATGACGCTGGTGTCGATCAGGATAAGCTCTTCGCCCGAGCCCTTGGTGTCCAGCTTCACGAACGGGATCATGAGCGTGAATTCGTCCTGGCCCCGGAGGATGGTGATGACGCCGAGGTAGGTGAAGACGATCGCGGTGGAAATCCCGAACTGGCGCATGGCTTCGGGCGTGAAGCCCATGTAGGCCACAACCATCATGGTAAGCCGGTGGACGAGCAGGCCGAGCGCGGCGCCGATCAGGACGGACAGGATGTTGCGGACGGTGAAGCGCTTGAAGAAGACGTCAATCGAGACGACGAGAAGGCCGGTAAGAAATCCGATGCCGGCTTTCACGAGAGGAAGGTCCGAGAGATGGAATGCCGCAAACCAGGAATTGTCCGCGTAGTACATGAAGAGGCTGCAAAGCAGAATGAAAAGAAAACGAATGAAGAGGATCATGCGGTGTGCTCCTTACGTTAGACAAACGGAAGAATGAAATGAGATGAAAAATCATGCTCCATACTGTATTGACTGTATTAACCGTAGCAGCTTTACGAAACAGACTCACGAAGTACCTCTAGTAAATTTAGTAAGGATCGAACAAGGAACGCCTCCGCACCTGGAAGCGCCGCCTTTTATTAAAAAATGCCTAAAAACTTACCGCCCCCGTCCTTTTTCATCAGCCTCCAGGGGTGGGTCTTGATTTCCTTCACGAAAGCGTCGAGCTCTTTGTACAGGTCGTCCTTCATCAGAAGCTGGCCGGCCGTGCCTTCGCCGTTCTTCATGTGTTCGAGAATCTGGCTGAGCGAATCCGCGGACGACTGGATGTTCTGAATGGTGGTCTTATTGTTCTGGCCCGTTCCGCTCATCAGGGTGTTCAAAGAGTCGGTCAGGTTGCCCAGGTTGATCACGATCTTCTTGAAGGACTCGCGGCCTTCGTCTGTCGCAAGCGCGCCCTCGAAGCTGGACAGGATGTTGTCGAGGCGCGTCGCGATGTCGTTGGCTTTTTGGACGAGGGTTTCCACGGCAACCGGGTTTTCCCCGTTCACGATGGCGCCGGGCTTGATCGCGGGCGCGTTGCCGGGTTTGGGCGTGACTTCGATGTGCGGCTCGCTGAGGACGTGCGTGCCGCGGATGAAGAAGCCGTAGTTCTCGCGGATCTCGGTTCCTTTTTCGATAAAGAGCTTCACGTGGACTTTCGTGTCCCCGGTCGCGGGATCGAGGACCAGCTTCACGCCGTCCACTTCGCCGATGCGCACGCCGGCCATGCGGACGGGCGCGCCTTTGTCGAGGATGCTCACGTACTCGTAAACCACGTCGAACTTGTAGCCCGGACGGAAGAGGTAAACGCCGCTGACGAAAAACACGAGGACGGTCAGGATGATGAATCCGATGATGACGAACATGCCGACGACGACTTCATTGCGGTTCTTTTTCATAAGTGCCTTTCGTTATTCAACATAACACCTTAGGAAGCCATTTTCATCCATCCGGGGCTTTGTTTCAAGAACTTTTATCCTGCGTGATCGGGCCTTTGGCCGAACCGCTGATAAACTGCCGGATGACCGGATCCTGCGTATTCTTGAATTCCTCGGGCGTCCCGAGGCCGATGATCTGGCCCTTGTAAAGCATGGCCATCCGGTCTCCGACCTTGAACGCGCTCGTCATGTCGTGGGTGACCACAATCGACGTGACCTTGAGCTTGTCCGACATCCGCAGGATGAGATCATTGATCACGTCCGAATTGATCGGGTCCAGGCCCGTCGTGGGCTCGTCGTACATGATGATTTTCGGGTCGTTGCAGATGGCGCGCGCAAGGCCTACGCGCTTTTTCATGCCGCCCGACAGCGCGGCCGGCATGTATTCCTCGATGTCGTGCAGTCCCACCAGTTCCAGCTTTTCGCGGACTCTCTCGCGGATCACGTCCTCGGTGAGATGGGTATGCTCGTAAAG containing:
- a CDS encoding MlaD family protein, with the translated sequence MKKNRNEVVVGMFVIIGFIILTVLVFFVSGVYLFRPGYKFDVVYEYVSILDKGAPVRMAGVRIGEVDGVKLVLDPATGDTKVHVKLFIEKGTEIRENYGFFIRGTHVLSEPHIEVTPKPGNAPAIKPGAIVNGENPVAVETLVQKANDIATRLDNILSSFEGALATDEGRESFKKIVINLGNLTDSLNTLMSGTGQNNKTTIQNIQSSADSLSQILEHMKNGEGTAGQLLMKDDLYKELDAFVKEIKTHPWRLMKKDGGGKFLGIF
- a CDS encoding PIN domain-containing protein, which translates into the protein MILFIRFLFILLCSLFMYYADNSWFAAFHLSDLPLVKAGIGFLTGLLVVSIDVFFKRFTVRNILSVLIGAALGLLVHRLTMMVVAYMGFTPEAMRQFGISTAIVFTYLGVITILRGQDEFTLMIPFVKLDTKGSGEELILIDTSVIIDGRIADICETHFLSGKLILPRFVLKELQLISDSSDPLKRNRGRRGLDILNRIKGNPNVRVQINEMDFPEFNTVDAKLVKMAQVVNAKVFTNDFNLNKVAELQGVKVLNINELANALKPIVMPGELMQVKILKEGKEHDQGVAYLDDGTMVVVDNGRRRIGQTLNVSITSVLQTQAGRMIFAKLSEDSERDFDRSRGAARPARVPQTAAPEMKKPVTNGDQAPAR
- a CDS encoding ABC transporter ATP-binding protein, coding for MIEIKNLHKWFGSHHVLKGVNLTIKDGETMVIMGQSGCGKSVLIKHILALLEPDQGTVLIDGVDIFTLSPAELDEFRPKLSMLFQGAALFDSLNVRENVGFSLYEHTHLTEDVIRERVREKLELVGLHDIEEYMPAALSGGMKKRVGLARAICNDPKIIMYDEPTTGLDPINSDVINDLILRMSDKLKVTSIVVTHDMTSAFKVGDRMAMLYKGQIIGLGTPEEFKNTQDPVIRQFISGSAKGPITQDKSS